GAAAACAATCTCACTGTACGCTTATGAATTCTAAGATGGATAGACGCCTATTTCGACTCGACTATTGATACTTATCAagaagatatatgtatgtatatgcaatACGTGCATTCATATGTGCATTTCCAATAAGATTTTAAAATAAGAACACATTCCATACACTTTTGTCCCGGTATTAGTTTTTATAACCAACTGACATGACATTTACTTCGATCTGAGAACTCAGCAACAGTTCACATGGAATATTTATAATACAAGTTCTTCCACAACATTCCTCTTACATAATCAACTATCTAAGGAAAGCTTAAGGTATATTTGGTATCTTTTATTAACCCAGAAATTTAATatattatacatacatatatattctgTGCAAAATGCATAAAAGATTATCCAGAGATACTGTCGATCCGTATGCATTGGCCCACATTTAGCCACAGCATGTCCAAAGCCGTCTCGCATTTCCCTCATTTGTATTCGTTGCATGCTTGCCAGAATCCGTATCCTGGCGGCAATGATAGATTAAAGTTACGCCCAGGCGCCCGCAGAGCCTGCTGCCACTCCTAAAGCGCACAAATTGCATAAAAACGACGCCCCCATCGCCCCCTCCTCTTCATTCCCAGATCCGTTCAACAGTTGCGAAAACTTTTCCTAACCAACCAACCAgccagcagtggcagtggcagccacAACAGGAAGCGTTGGATTCTATTTCTCTTTCTattgctgatgctgctgcaaATTTTGGAACTGCAATCGAAATGAGTCCGAAGGTCGCTCCACTCCATTCCACTCCACCCTGGGGCGAGAGCGCTGCCCAAAtattcacaaaaaaaaaaaaaatggaccGAGAAAGAAAGACTAGCCTTTGGTTGCCCCAAAATACACTAGATGATTTATTTGAATAACTCTTTTCAGGCGTAGTTCCATATAGGACATATCCCACATTACAATAAACTAAACCTAAAGATCGCTCGTTCCCATATATATCATCTATGAGGGATTCTTTTAGTTTTCAAACAGTTTTGGAATAAAACTCGTACAGTTTTCTTAGTAATGTCTGGCCAAAACGGAGGATGTCTTAAGGACCTGACAACCTTTGAAATGTTACACAGCCAGCTGCTGCAAAACTAATATACCTCATGAAATATAGCGTAGGTAAGGCGAGGGCAGTGAGCGAACGAGAAATGAAATTTCGGTGCTAGGGATTCGGGGCTAAGGGCGCTCAAGTACTCAAATGAGAGAAAGTTCGGGATGAGCGATAAGGCTGATAAGCTGAAGCATTGGTTCTCTTCGCAGCGCAGCAGCTGCTTTAAAGCGGAGGCCGGGCAGGAGTGTAATAAAAACAAAGAGCTCTCCCATTATTTAACTGCGCATTAAGTGCAGTGGACGTTCCACGTCGCTGCTAATTGAAACGAAGTGCATAAGTGTTGGCCAACGCcgtgccatgccatgccatgccacacTTGGCCAAGCAGAGAAGTACTCCTCTCCTGGGATGGGCAAATGGGCCCAAAGAGAGGAGAGAGGCGTTTGGTTTAACTAGGCATTGGAGATAGATCATCATCTATGTAGCGTTAGATCAGAATTACAAAGAGCGGTCCTATTACTTTATTAGGTTCTCCAGTGGAAAATATTTACCTAGTCGTAGTGCTCTACCCTCTGCCTTTCCATCCATTAAACTACTCTTATCTTCAACAGAAGTGATCGCAATTTTACAAAAATTACAGTACCGAATATTTCTATTATGTATAATAATCCATAATCCATTTTCCATAATCTTATACATGACTAAATTTGAGGCGCGAGACCCATTTTATTGTATATCTAGACTGGATAACGATGTGACAACTTGCCCGTGACACTGCTCTAAGGGTCAGTCGCTGTCCTTCGAAAATGGGAGTGGGAATGGGactggaaatggaaatgatgGATAGGTGGATGACAGCTGGGTTCGACTCGGGCATCGAAAGAAGTCTCGTCGGCATCGTCTTGCAATTGGGGCCACCGCGCAGTTTTCTCTGAAGATTAGGCGGGTCGACAGCCATTTGCGATAAGTCCGCACTGAGCCTTGGGGGTGGCGATCGACAGCGACCCACTCATGCAATCCGCACTTGCCCCATTCGAAAGCGCACACTCGAGCAATTCACATCCGGGAGCTGCAATTCAGAAGATGTTCAGGCACACTCATATAACACCGTTACTTGCAGCTCAACTCGAGGCGGAAGCGGTGCTGGACAACCGCCAGCTTCTGGCATTCCAAGTGCGTAGTCGGGACATTGACTGGCGCCAATATGTCCAGCCTCTGGACACGCGCATCCGCTCTGGCGGAGTGTACCTGGACAAGCAGGCAGACTTTGTCAGCAATCATCGACGTGCTGTCGACGACCAGAACAGGCGCGAGCTGCTCGTCTGCCACGACATGATGGGCAACTACCTGGAGGATCGGTGAGTGAATGGGTGTGCATTCCGAATTCCCGAAGATAGAATTTCTGTCTTTCTGCAGCCACTTCCACAGCTCGGAGAAGTACGATGACTATCGCTTTCTCCACTGGTCAGCAGTGGACTACTTCTGCTACTTCAGCCATAAGTACGTGACCATTCCGCCCAGCGGCTGGCTGAACGCCGCCCATCGACATGGCGTTCCCGTTCTGGGTACATACATTGTGGAGGCAGATAGCCTTCTCGTCGAGGTCCTGGCCAGCGAGGAGAGCGTGGACCGAACCGTGGCCGCCTTGACCCGTCTCTGTCTCCACTTCGGCTTCGAGGGCTGGCTGGTGAACGTCGAAGTGACTGTACCGCAGAAAAGCATGCCCAATCTGCAGTGAGTACTGGGAAGATCATCCATAGATCCATCACCAAGAACTAACCAATCATTCATCTCTCCTCCCCCCCAGTCGATTTGTCCGAGAGCTGCGCTCCGCCACTGAGTCGCAGGTGCCGCATGGTCGCGTCTTTTGGTACGACAGCGTGATCGAAACCGGAGCGCTGCTCTGGCAGAACGAGCTGAACGCACGGAACGTGGACTTCTTCCGGATCAGCGACGCCATGCTGATCAACTATGCCTGGAACGATGGCCACCTGGAGCGCAGTGCCAGCCTGGCCAGGCAGGAGGGTTCGCCCCAGCATCGAGTCTTCATGGGGCTGGATGTTTTCGGGCGGAGTCGGAAGGGCGGCTTCCAGAGCCTGGACACGATGGAGCGGATTGCCCAGAACGGTTTCTCGGCGGGTATCTTTGCGCCCGCCTGGTCCTTCGAGACGCTGCGAAACTGGCAAGGCTACGACATTAGCAAGGCGAATGGCGACGAGGAGGTGAACGCCGCCTTTCTGAGCAGAAACGAGTCCTGGTGGGCCCGCCTCTGGCCCCTGCTGGCCACCCACCCGTACCAGGCGCTGCCATTCTACACGGACTTCTGCGTGGGGTCAGGCCAGGCCAGCTTTGTGCGCGGGTCGCGTGATGCCTCGGCGACGGGCCGACCCTTCTTTAACCTCTCCCGCCAATCGCTGCAGCCGTCGGTGCCCCTGGACAAGAATGCCCGGCACTGTTTCCACACGGCCTTCACGGGCGGCAGTTCTCTGGAGGTGATCAACTACGAGCGTGCCTTCCGGCTCTTCGTCACAGACCTCGTCCTGCCACGGGGTGTGTTGCTGCTAGGCTATGCCTACCGCATGGATGATGCCAGCAGGGATCACACCTTTGATGTGGTCGTGAGGCTCTCCCCCTTCCAACGGCATAGCCAGGATTTGTACTTGTTCTGCGGCTCCTACAACACCAACATTGTGGCTCCGCATCTTTGCTACATATCCCCAATGGACGATCCACTGCCCTCCGGCCTGGCCCCCGTACAACTGCGTCAGAGTTCCGGTCTGCTGGGTGACGGCTGGAGAGTGCGCTACTATCTGGCTCGGTTCGATGGACCCGTCGTGGTGAAGGACATTGGACTGAAGTGCCGGCGATCGTTGGCGTCCACATCGGACGCCTATCTGGGGGCCATCTATGTGCAGGGCCTGTTCCAGGAGGATTGGATGGCCACGCAGTCCAGCCAGAAGGCTAGCATCGATGTTTATGGCCGCCAGTTATGGGAGTACCTAACCTAAAGTAACTAACCATACTCCCCTCCATCCTTATCCCTTGTATACCTCTTTTCCATTCTCTTTGTGGCCAACCTCGGGCCTGTCTTCACAGGTGAAATCTTTTCCAGCACGAGTATCTGCTATCGTTGGATCACAACTCCTGGCTCATGGCTCTGTTTCTACTTTTTTTTAAACATTTCTATGCACAAGTGTGTCTGCTGTAACTACTGCTTTTTTTCCTATGACACATAGGCATCTTTTATGCACAGCTGTATAATATTTGCTTTAACCAGAAATATTTTATTAAACATACCGCTGCAAGAGAACGCTTTTTAGGCGTTCAAAGTAACAAAGTGACATATGTACatcaataaaataaataactaacGTAAATAAAATGTGTAAAAAAAACTATGAGACAATAATTGTTTATTCATTCACAAAATGATAAAACAATACCATACATACACCTTTATGTAGCCTTGATGTAATCTTCATTATCCGATTGAGAATTCGATTAGTGCTTATTTAatgcaacattaatttttcaaTTTTGTGGTGCGGCAACACTATTTCAGAAAAATATTTCTGTTTGCAATTTGTTTAACCTTTTTAAAAATTATATAAGTTTTAAATTTAAtggttccaaaaacatttCACTTCATTGAAAATTCTGAGAAGAATGGGAATAGCTTTTACTTCAAATCTGTATATCTGCTAAATATCCTTATTACTCAATAAATCCGCATCAAAATCGGCGCAGGTTCTATTAGAGATCAGAGGACGTCAGCGTCTTAGAAACATGTGGATGTTCTAGGTTCTAGAACCATGGTTCCAAGGTACATATAGTGCCTATAGTAGTACTAGTAGTTGAGCTTAAGCTAAGGAAGCTGCCTTCCGTGGCTTCTTCGTTGTgtgtttttaattaattttaattttttaagcAAATCCTGGGGTTTCGTCTTTTGTCATTCTCCTCTTCATAAGTACTTAAACTATAATCTCGTTTTCCCCGGACCTATACTGTATTTAATTAGCAGCTTTTGGCATTTGACAAGCTTAGTTCTTTTTAGTTAAACTAACCGCCAGCGATGCACAGACTGTAAGCCACTGGAACCCTTTGTTCTGGCTGGCAGCTGCTTATCTGTGCTCCTGCTCGAGGAACTGCAATTTGCGTTTCTGTGCGTGTCTGACTGACCAAGAAAATTCTTTTTAAACTTCCATTTTGCTGAAATTGAAGCCGTGGCATGGTAAATATTTTCCTTCCACCTTCGGCTTTCAACGAGGGGAGACCTTTTTGCTGCCTTTGCTCTCCAACGTGAGCGGCGTAATTttttgacattttttaatgcaGATTTCAGATTGTTTTTTGCTTGTCTGTGGCACGCGCTGTTGACATCATTTCTGCATGCATGACAGCATCTGCAGCCTAGCATCTCCCCTAGGCCCCCTCCATGGCGCGGCTCTATGtcattttatttgtttagttcTTCGccttttttgtttgactttcGGCTTGGCCTTCCCCTTCAACTTTGGTGCGCTGTTCTGCTCTGCTTTGCCGTGCCGCTTTGGCTTTGGGGGCGCTGAAGCGGAAGCTGCAAGGGCGATGGGGTAGGCAGGGGGGGCATGGGCATGCTGGCAAAGTGCTGCAAAAAGCAGTGCATCATCCGTTGCCCAGTAACAGATCCCCCTCTCTACCTCTCTCCACTATTTAGTTTATCAAGAACATTTTCTGCTTTCGTGGGCTTCTTCCCCTCTCCCTTTCTCCCCCTCTTTGGCTGTCAGCTTTTTTATGTAACTTGTGTTGTAATTAGCCACACCCTTCCTCCCCAGCagtgcactgcactgcactgcactgcttAGCTGTCGATAAAACTCTGCTACTGGCCGCATTTCAAAGTGATAAACGTCACCAGCTCCATTGCATTGATTTCGGGCTTCCCCCTTCATTAATATCAGCTATTCGTCACCCCCGCCACAGGCGGGGATGGAAGTGTGCGGAAAAGCGAACCGCAAATCAAACAGAGGCACGACTTTCCCGCACTACTAGTCCCATGAGTAGCTAACTTTCCTGACCTTTCAGCCCTCTCCTTTTCAACTACATTTTGCAGTACAAACACTTTAAAACTGAATTCGACCACAAGATACCCACAACCTGCTATATATTATACCTCCCCTTAAGAGGGGATTCCGGGAAACTCGGCTTTATGTGGGCCGCCGCTTTATGGGTGTATTAATGAGACAAAAGCGTTCGGTAGTGAATTGGGTGCTTGTTTAATTTCATCAAAGGGCAAACTCTACATAGACCTAATATTTGATTTCGAAAAACTAACTTTAGAAGGTATTAGTCCCAATCCTGTTTACGGGATCTTAAAGACATTTTTCAGGGATGTTTTTGCTGTTTTCCATCTTCCGATTTTAGAGATCTTTACAGAAAGACACCCGTTGATAGCTAAATTGAGTAAGTAGACaggtatataaatataaatattcaAGCTTTTTAGCGGCGGTGAGCACGACATTCGAGTTGATTAGCGATGAGCCTCATCACACAAACTgtgattttgtttttgcattatCGGGCGCGAAAGCGATCTCCACTATTAGCTTGTGTTGCCGAAGAATAAATCTCGGGATTTGGGATCAAGAGCAATGCCTTGTGGCGTCTGTCTATCCTTTGAATGCTCGAATGTACTACATTTAGGCACACGTCTccacaaataaaatataccgaGTGGCGTGCCTAGCATGCAACAGCTACACAAAGCCATTGGGCCTGACCTAGATTCGGAATTCGGCTGGAAGCTACCTGGTTGCCGCCttatttgttggttttttcatGCATTTTATGCATTTAaattgaaatgaaaattcaattGAATATGCCACCTGCTCGGAGGGTCATATTTCTGGTAGCACAACCGCAGATGTAAATGTATCTGTCAGCTATTGTAGAGGGAAAATACAATTTGTGACAGCCTTCTCTGTGCCCCTCTCCTGTTGCCTTTCGCTCCTCTAGCCACACCATTTATAATGTTGTGAAATTGCAGATTTTGGGGCAGCTCCGAGATATTTCTTATCCTCATGGCTGAGAATAAAATGCTCCTTTGCTATCCGACTCAAATCAAATATCCCTTTTCCGCATTAACTGAAGTTGTTTGTGCCCTCCAGGGACCGGCACGCAAGCAGTGCAAGGCAGAAGGGAAACACGAATCCTTGTTCCTCCACGCCTTGGCTCCCGCTATCTCTGCGGTACATTTTAGACTAATTGCTGTATCCGGTTGCAGGCAGGCGGGAATGGAACTGGCACGGGGCGTGGGGCATGGAGCATGGGGCCCGGAGCACAgtgaaatcaaattaaaatcaagTGTGTGGCAATATGCAGTTTTAAATTACCCTTCGCATCCACATACCCCTCGCAGTCGTCCTGCCCACCTCTTTGTGCGGGGCGTGACTCCGTCATTAATGTGGCCAGACCGGCACGAACCCCCTGCACACCACACTAATGAGTTCTCATTGCCGTCTTTGTCCCTGCATCAACCATCAGTCATTATCCATTCGGCATAAATTAAAGCACGCTTCCAAGCGCGGCTTTAATGACTGTCAATACCAAAAACCAGCGTCCAACTAAAGCCAAAACCAAACCGCGGTCAAGACCATGAATAGCATCAAAAGCCAATACGAAATGGCAGCAGGGGGGTTAGAGTAAAAGAGGCGAAAAAAAGGCAACAACGATGCTCGGAATACCCtaaaaaatatgtatttatgttAGTATATGTAAATCATCTCGGCCCTCTCGAAAATGGGTATCGGTATAGGTATTCATCTCTTTAGGTGGGAATCCTGTATGGATCGAAATCCTCTACCAGTTTTGGTAGTTCTGCAAACCCAGCATATTTTGTTGAATGACCATCACACCCTTTAGTCTGGAACATTGAAATGTCGAGCAATTAGCGTGAATTTTGGTTTTGGTTAAGGGCATTCACGCAGCCCGCAAGAGCACAGCCTgacatacatacgtacatacatatatttaggATGACTTTAAATGAATTTTCGATTTTTCCGGTTGAACATCATGTGGGGGCAGGGCAAGGGCAGGTCACTGCACATTTTCATGCATTCTTGCATATTTATAGTTGCAGATATGTATGGAAATAGGGCAGTGGCCAGAGCGGGGTTCCGCAAAACAGAGACCTCTACAATTATACATTTAATTTTTGTACATTTGTTCGGGTTAGGATCGCCCTTTTTTAAGCAATTCAAGCGATAGCTTGGACTAAGCAATTTCCATTACTTCTCATCTAGAATTTAGTTTACCGAAACGAAACCTTTTTTTATTGCTTTATTCTCTAAAATGTACCTCTGCCCTACAGATCCCCACTGTATTTGTCGGAGATTTCCGGTTTCCTTGCGCCGGGGAAATTTATTGGTGAATTTTATGAAAATGAGATTTAATGCGCGGCCCAGCCACTGCTCTGCCCATTTTTTGCTCCTTTTCTTGGCAGGCATCAGAGCGTCAAATCCTTGAGGCTGGAGCTCATTTCTTCGTGTGTTTCTGACTGTGTTTCTGGTTTTCTGTGTGTTTTGGGTCTCGCGGCGCCTCATAACTTTTCCTCATGGCCAGCAGCAAAGGCAAtagaaaatactaaaaaaaagTATCAACCCCCCAGCATCAGCACCAAAGAAATCCTGGAACTGTGGAGCAACAAAACGGAGAGAGTGCAAAAAAATATTCCGGCtctggtttttgttttgttgtttttttgacTTTTTTTGCTATTTTTTGGTTGATTATTTGCTTTGAAGGCAGAGCAATGTAGCGAAAAGGAGTTGCTAGAATATAGAATACCCTCTACACAAATAAATGTAAAATTGAACCCAAAATATTGCATTTTGAACGTTGGCCTCATGATCGAAGGATTGGAAAGGTACCTCGAGGTCTTGAAAGGACCTCAGAAGCAAAATTAAATGCACACAAATTCAGCCATGCTCCGGCTTTCACTTTAACAAAAGTTTTCTGATTTGCTTTTGATATCACATAAACTGGTGCTCCCGTTTTCACAATATGCAAGACTTCTTCGTTTTCAAAAGGAAAACATGTTCCTCGATGAAATGAATCTTAATTGCAAAAGGGAAAAAATTGATGAATTACTGAAACATTAACATTAATTTGACACCATTACCAGGGAAATTTAGCCTATGcttttttataaataatttttccTTAGCCTATCCTCAAATTTGATTTCCCTTTTAAAATATGTGGACGGGtgtaatttaaatatttctttcagtttattttcagACATTCTTTCAGTCATATACTAGATGTGATTACGAATAATAACAAACTGCATCTATGCCTATAGTGAGAGAGAGTACAAAATTTACAAATTCCAACTTTCACGTCACGGAAACGTGTTCCTCAACTTTTCCATGGGTCAA
The Drosophila miranda strain MSH22 chromosome XL, D.miranda_PacBio2.1, whole genome shotgun sequence genome window above contains:
- the LOC108164537 gene encoding cytosolic endo-beta-N-acetylglucosaminidase; the encoded protein is MKRSASNPKDAVPDKVPAKSGEANNHTQQNDIGLDSGNNSGNSDTGCNQHSKEEEPPQIPAVVVDEEEEQEQKQEILTSCVGGDQKVCLDASTCGCPQLEAEAVLDNRQLLAFQVRSRDIDWRQYVQPLDTRIRSGGVYLDKQADFVSNHRRAVDDQNRRELLVCHDMMGNYLEDRHFHSSEKYDDYRFLHWSAVDYFCYFSHKYVTIPPSGWLNAAHRHGVPVLGTYIVEADSLLVEVLASEESVDRTVAALTRLCLHFGFEGWLVNVEVTVPQKSMPNLHRFVRELRSATESQVPHGRVFWYDSVIETGALLWQNELNARNVDFFRISDAMLINYAWNDGHLERSASLARQEGSPQHRVFMGLDVFGRSRKGGFQSLDTMERIAQNGFSAGIFAPAWSFETLRNWQGYDISKANGDEEVNAAFLSRNESWWARLWPLLATHPYQALPFYTDFCVGSGQASFVRGSRDASATGRPFFNLSRQSLQPSVPLDKNARHCFHTAFTGGSSLEVINYERAFRLFVTDLVLPRGVLLLGYAYRMDDASRDHTFDVVVRLSPFQRHSQDLYLFCGSYNTNIVAPHLCYISPMDDPLPSGLAPVQLRQSSGLLGDGWRVRYYLARFDGPVVVKDIGLKCRRSLASTSDAYLGAIYVQGLFQEDWMATQSSQKASIDVYGRQLWEYLT